GACGCTCATGCCCGAGTTGTCGGGGAGCGAGCTGTTCGGCCACGAGCGCGGCGCCTTTACCGGTGCAGTCGCATCGCGCGACGGGGCGTGCGCGCTGGCCAACGGCGGCACGCTCTTCCTCGATGAAATCGGCGAATTGCCGCTGGCTCTGCAGGCCGAACTGTTGCGCGTCGTGCAGGAAGGCACCTACAAGCGGGTCGGATCGAACAGCTGGCAGCAGGTGAAGTTCCGCCTTGTGTGCGCTACGCATCGCGACCTCACAGCCGAGGTGCAGCGCGGCACCTTCCGCCGTGACCTGTTCTATCGCATCGCTGGCATCACCTGCACGCTTCCCACGCTCGCGGAACGCACGGACGACATCATCCCGCTGGCGGAGCACTTCATCCGGCAGGTGCGCCCCGACCTCGACACCGACCGCGTGGAGATGGACGATGCGGTGCGCGACTATCTGGTGGGCCGCGCATATCCCGGGAATGTGCGCGATCTGCGGCAGCTCGTGACCCGCATGATCGCTCGCCACCCGGGGGCGGGCCATCTTTCCGTGGGTGACATTCCCATCGACGAGCGTCCGGTGGCGAGTGACACCGTGGGTGACTGGCGCGGCGATGCGTTCGCGCGTGGCATCCGGCTCGCGCTCGCCGCAGGCGCGAGTCTGCGCGAGATCAGCAGTGAGGCAAGTAGTATGGCGATTCGTATTGCCATGGACGAATCGGCATCCCTTCGCAGTGCAGCGCGCCGACTCGGCGTCTCAGCGCGTGCGCTTCAGCTCCGGCGCGCGAGTGAGCAAACGAGTACTCCCCCGAGCATGCGTCCGCGCCGCTGAATCGTGGCCGATCGCGATGGTCTGCCGTCGTGCGCGGAGCAGCCGCAGCAGGTTGCCCCCCAGTACCAGCTGCTTATCCTGCGGTGAAAGCGGCAGGGCGAGCACCTTGGCGAGTTCTACCGCCGGATGCAACCATGGCCCGTCGCTCCCGAAGAGCACCTTATGTG
This region of Gemmatimonas groenlandica genomic DNA includes:
- a CDS encoding sigma 54-interacting transcriptional regulator, which gives rise to MLPPRADTASTSVRLLGFDEVNDEVLSRLSRLAAPGTWRVLAIAFAPFAHPRTAWQLLEHGAADVVVWRNDSDGAREVAARLARWTDVDAIVTSDVVKRNLVGRSPAWLRTIREVAEIAAYTDVPLLLGGETGTGKELIARLVHTLDRRPTKRDLVLVDCTTLMPELSGSELFGHERGAFTGAVASRDGACALANGGTLFLDEIGELPLALQAELLRVVQEGTYKRVGSNSWQQVKFRLVCATHRDLTAEVQRGTFRRDLFYRIAGITCTLPTLAERTDDIIPLAEHFIRQVRPDLDTDRVEMDDAVRDYLVGRAYPGNVRDLRQLVTRMIARHPGAGHLSVGDIPIDERPVASDTVGDWRGDAFARGIRLALAAGASLREISSEASSMAIRIAMDESASLRSAARRLGVSARALQLRRASEQTSTPPSMRPRR